One Leucoraja erinacea ecotype New England chromosome 5, Leri_hhj_1, whole genome shotgun sequence DNA segment encodes these proteins:
- the LOC129697449 gene encoding gamma-aminobutyric acid receptor subunit rho-1-like encodes MRPGFGGPSIPVGVDVQVESLDSISEVDMDFTMTLYLRHYWKDERLSFPSTNNFSMTFDGRLVKKIWVPDMFFVHSKRSFIHDTTTDNIMLRVYPDGKVLYSLRATVTSMCYMDFSRFPLDTQSCSLEIESYAYTDDDLMLYWKSGNNSLTIDEKISLSQFMIKEFRTTTKLAFYSSTGWYNRLYINFTLHRHIFFFLLQTYFPATLMVMLSWVSFWIDRRAVPARVPLGITTVLTMSTIITGVNASMPRVSYIKAVDIYLWVSFVFVFLSVLEYAAVNYLTTVQERKERKLRAKLPCTCGIPQPRPLMVERTYSDGEVSNLAEFAGPRYVPPNGEKQDRDLVHPPITDETTANTERSLRGHIWIDTHVIDKYSRVIFPVAYVLFNVIYWSIYS; translated from the exons ATGAGACCTGGATTTGGAG GTCCATCCATACCTGTTGGGGTTGATGTGCAGGTGGAAAGTCTGGACAGTATATCTGAAGTGGATATG GACTTTACAATGACCTTGTACCTAAGGCATTACTGGAAGGATGAGCGCCTCTCATTCCCCAGCACCAACAACTTCAGCATGACCTTTGATGGAAGACTGGTCAAAAAGATATGGGTTCCTGATATGTTCTTTGTTCATTCAAAAAGGTCCTTCATACATGATACAACCACAGACAATATTATGTTGCGTGTCTATCCCGATGGGAAGGTTCTGTACAGTCTGAG GGCTACAGTAACATCGATGTGTTACATGGACTTCAGTCGCTTTCCCCTCGACACCCAAAGCTGTTCACTGGAAATCGAGAGCT ATGCTTACACTGATGATGACCTCATGCTGTACTGGAAGAGTGGCAACAACTCTTTAACCATAGATGAAAAGATTTCCTTGTCTCAATTCATGATAAAGGAATTTCGCACGACAACAAAACTGGCTTTTTACAGCAGCACAG GTTGGTACAATCGCCTGTATATCAATTTCACGCTGCATCGTCACATATTCTTCTTTCTGCTGCAAACCTACTTCCCAGCGACTCTGATGGTCATGTTATCCTGGGTGTCGTTCTGGATCGACCGGCGGGCTGTACCGGCCAGAGTTCCTTTAG GTATAACGACAGTTCTGACCATGTCGACCATTATCACAGGCGTAAATGCTTCCATGCCGAGGGTGTCGTACATTAAAGCCGTGGACATCTACCTGTGGGTTAGTTTTGTGTTCGTCTTTCTCTCAGTGCTGGAGTATGCAGCTGTGAATTACCTGACTACAGTGCAAGAGAGGAAAGAACGAAAACTTCGGGCAAAG CTACCTTGCACGTGTGGAATACCTCAGCCGCGACCCTTAATGGTTGAGCGAACGTACAGCGATGGGGAAGTTAGCAACCTGGCTGAATTTGCTGGACCTAGGTATGTGCCACCAAATGGAGAGAAGCAGGACCGAGATCTGGTACATCCACCAATTACTGACGAGACAACTGCGAACACGGAAAGGAGCTTGCGAGGACACATTTGGATCGACACCCACGTTATTGATAAATATTCCAGAGTGATATTTCCAGTTGCTTACGTACTTTTTAACGTGATATACTGGTCTATTTACTCATAG